A region of the Cryomorphaceae bacterium genome:
CGTTGAGTGTTACCTTGGTTGGAATCTGTCTGAATTCGCGCGCTTCGCTCAAAGCCATCTTCATCAGAATCATATCAAGCAGGGCTATGCGCTCCATGTCCCAGTTTTCTGCTTTGGCATTGATGAGCGCTTCATTCTCTACGCTTTGCAGAATGGTTTGGCGATATAACTGCCGAACAAATTGCTGCTCGTCTTCGGGATCTTTGTACAGTTCGAGGATGGGCTGATCACTTCCTGAACCTTCTCCAAACAGCTTGAATGTTTTAAGCACCATTGAACTTGCAAGGTCCAGGTCATCCACCCAGTAGATACTGTTGTCCTCAAAATACTGTTGCAGCGGCTCGTGGTTTACCACATATGTCTTAAACAAGCTGATGATCAACTGCCGATCGCTTTCGTAATCGGTTTCGGGAGCCTCCATGTAAGATTTGTACTCATCTGTTTCAATCAACATGCGGTACATTTTCTTCATCATTTCCTGCTGCTGGCCCCAACCCATCTTCTCCTTTTCGGCAGCATTTTTCAGGGCCTGATTTTGCTCCAACTGAACGATGAGTGCATTCTCCACAAATCGCATGTTGGGATTGAGGTCCTCGTGTGAAGGGAGTTTCTTCCTTTTCTTCTCCTCGATATGCAGATTGGCCTGGTGGGCAATTTCCACGAAAATCAACAGCAGAGAAATATACATCTCGCGCATCTTGGCAATGGAGTGAAAAAGCTCTTTTTCACCTTTGTCAAGGCTCTCTTTGCTTTGTTGAAAATACGCGTAGAGGGCGTGAAAAATCTTGATGCGGAGATGTCGTCTGTTCAGCACGGCAGTTAGAGTCTCTGGTTGATGGATGCGATACTTGCGATGCGCTCTTCAGCCATGCGATTGGCGGCGAGGTACGTGGGTATCTTTTCGTCGGCCGATTTCTGCAGGATGTTGAGGGTTGTTTGGTAGATATCTTCGGTTTGACGGTAAGCCATATCGCGGTTGTATCCTATAACTTCGGAGTAGCAATTGATGATTCCTCCCGCGTTAATCAGAAAATCGGGGGCATAGATGATACCTTTCTCCATCACAGCCGCACCGTGACGGGCTTCTTCGGCGAGTTGGTTGTTGGCCGCACCGGCAATAATACTGCAGCGCAAACGGCCCAGGGTATCATCGTTGATGGTAGCACCCAACGCACACGGAGCGTAAATATCCATGTCGCCATCGTACACCTTGTCGGCATCGATCACTTCTACCGCGAATTTTGCCTTGGTTGCTTTGATGCGGTCTTCGTGAATATCGCTAATGACCACCTTGGCGCCTTCCTTCACCAGCAGTTCAACCAGGTATTGCCCCACATGACCGGCTCCCTGAACGAGTACCTTTTTGCCTGCGAGGTTATCATTTCCGGATTGGAATTTCACAGCGGCCTTCATCCCCATGTACACGCCATAAGCGGTGACAGGCGATGGGTCTCCTCCTCCACCCCGATACTCGGGCAGACCGGCAACATGCTCTGTTTCCATGCTCACGTACTCAATGTCGCGGGTATTGATACCTACGTCTTCAGCGGTGATGTACTTTCCACCCAGGCTATCCACAAACTGACCAAACCTTCGAAAAAGAGCTTCGCTCTTGTCTTTGCGGCTGTCGCCAATAATAACGGCTTTGCCTCCCCCAAGATTCAACCCTGAAATGGCAGATTTGTAGGTCATTCCGCGAGATAAACGCAGTACATCGTTGAGTGCTTCCATCTCGTTGTTGTACGTCCACATCCGCGTACCTCCCAAACTGGGGCCCAGCACGGTGTTGTGCACTGCGATAATGGCCCGAAGCCCTGTGGCTTTGTCCTGACAAAAGAGCACCTGCTCGTGGTCCATATCCACCATGGGGCGGATGATTGGGTTCTCGTGGGCGCCAACCGATTGCTGATCTTCTACTTTCAACATTTGATGCAAAAAAGAGTTTTATGATGGAATCGTGTACTTTTAAACCCGCTTAAAAAGGGGGTCTAACCAGCGGCAAAAATACAGAATAATTGTTGCCTCACTTTCCGTTTTATATCAAGCCATGAAACACCTTGCACACCTCAACCGGTACTTTGTTCAATACAAGTGGCACATGGGGCTGGGCGTTCTGTTTATCATTCTGAGCAACATTTTTCAGGTGTATGCACCCCAGGTGGTGCGCGGTGCTTTCGATATGCTGCAGGAGTCTATTGAGCAATACAATACCATGGATGAACACGACCGGGCAGAGTTAACCATGCCCTCATCCGTTGCGCTCGTATTGCCCTTGATTGGTCAGGATCCGGCGGATTGGCTGAAGCTCGACAACAGAAAGCAGCTTGCTCAAACCATTCTCAGCCTGAGCGTGGTGCTGGCCGTGCTGTACCTCGTTCTGGCTTTGCTGAAAAGTATCTTTCTGTTTTTCACGCGGCAAACGCTTATTGTGATGTCGCGGCACATTGAATATGACCTGAAAAATGAAATTTTCGATCACTATCAGCGATTGGACCTGGCCTTTTACAAGCGCAATAACACGGGCGACTTGATGAACCGCATAAGCGAAGATGTGAGCCGTGTTAGGATGTATCTGGGCCCCGCAGTGATGTACACCATTAACCTTGTAGTACTGTTTATTCTTGCTATAGGTGCCATGTTATCGGTGAGTCCTATGCTTACAATGTACGTATTGATTCCGCTGCCCATTATGTCGGTGCTCATATATTACGTGAGTACCATCATCAACCGGAAAAGCGAGGAAGTGCAGCGTCAGCAATCGCTTTTATCCACCATGAGTCAGGAGGCCTTTTCGGGTATCAGGGTACTTAAAGCATTTAACA
Encoded here:
- a CDS encoding transcription antitermination protein NusB — its product is MLNRRHLRIKIFHALYAYFQQSKESLDKGEKELFHSIAKMREMYISLLLIFVEIAHQANLHIEEKKRKKLPSHEDLNPNMRFVENALIVQLEQNQALKNAAEKEKMGWGQQQEMMKKMYRMLIETDEYKSYMEAPETDYESDRQLIISLFKTYVVNHEPLQQYFEDNSIYWVDDLDLASSMVLKTFKLFGEGSGSDQPILELYKDPEDEQQFVRQLYRQTILQSVENEALINAKAENWDMERIALLDMILMKMALSEAREFRQIPTKVTLNEYIEISKYYSTPKSNTFINGILDKLFAEMKESGMIKKTGRGLIEN
- a CDS encoding Glu/Leu/Phe/Val dehydrogenase, with the translated sequence MLKVEDQQSVGAHENPIIRPMVDMDHEQVLFCQDKATGLRAIIAVHNTVLGPSLGGTRMWTYNNEMEALNDVLRLSRGMTYKSAISGLNLGGGKAVIIGDSRKDKSEALFRRFGQFVDSLGGKYITAEDVGINTRDIEYVSMETEHVAGLPEYRGGGGDPSPVTAYGVYMGMKAAVKFQSGNDNLAGKKVLVQGAGHVGQYLVELLVKEGAKVVISDIHEDRIKATKAKFAVEVIDADKVYDGDMDIYAPCALGATINDDTLGRLRCSIIAGAANNQLAEEARHGAAVMEKGIIYAPDFLINAGGIINCYSEVIGYNRDMAYRQTEDIYQTTLNILQKSADEKIPTYLAANRMAEERIASIASINQRL